The Streptomyces taklimakanensis nucleotide sequence GGCGCCGGCGGCCCGCGCGGCGCCCATGTCGGAGCCGATGTCGCCGATGACGACGCACTCGGCGGGGGCCACCCCCAACCGTCGGGCGGCGTCCAGCACCAGTCCGGGGGCGGGCTTGCGGCAGCCGCAGCCGTCGTCGGGGCCGTGCGGGCAGACGGCCCAGACGTTCACCGGGCCGAGCAGCTCGTCGATCCGGGCGTGCACCCGGCCCATGTCGCTCCAGCCGATCAGCCCGCGGGCGATGCCGGACTGGTTGGTGACCACGGCGGTGGGCACCCCCCGGGAGCGCAGCAGCTCCATCGCCTCGGCCGCGCCCGGCATCGGGCGCACCAGGTCGGGGTCGCCGTTGTAGGGGACGTCCTCCACGAGGGTGCCGTCCCGGTCCAGGAGCACCGCGCGTACCACCGTCGTGCCCGCCGTCATGCGCGACCGTCCCGCCCGGCGGGGCCCTCGGCCCCGCTCCCGTTCGCGGCGCCCGCCCCGACGCCGTCGCCCGCGTCGGCGTCCGCGCCGGACCCCGACGCGGCGCCGCCGCCCTCGCCGTCCGCCCCCGGGCCGACGGCGGTCGCGCCGGCGCCGTTCCACGGCGCGGCGCCGCGGTGGCGCAGCGTCCCGGCCAGTCGGTGGTAGACCGCCAACGGCGGTATCAGCGCGCTCGTCGCCACCATGGTGGTGACCTCCTCGCGGGTCCGGGGCCCCGGAGCGATCCGGGCCCAGGCGAACTCGGCCGTGCCCAACAGCCACCCCGCCCCGGCCACGGCGGCGGCGCGGCGCCGCCCGGCCACTGCCAGGACGAGGGCCGAGACGCCGGCGGCGGTGACGGCCGCGTGGCGGCGGATGCGCCCCCTCGGCGCGGCGGCCCGCCGCCACCAGGTGGGGCCGTGCAGCCGCAGCATCAGCGCGTCGTCGGCGTTGCCCCGCTGCGTCCGCAGCGACACCCAGCGGTCGGCGGGCCGCACCGGATGGGTGGTCAGCCGGCTGCCGCGCCGGATGCGCCAACCGTCCTCCAGCATCCGCAGCGCCAGGTCGGC carries:
- a CDS encoding glycosyltransferase family 2 protein — translated: MSAPHTTATDYSVVIPTVGRPCLADCLATLGSSIGPEPREIVIVDDRPQPEPLREGLPLEELGPLRERATVVQTGGLGPAGARNVGWRLVTAPWVAFLDDDVRVGARWRESLARDLAEADPTVAGVQGVLDVPLSTGRRPTDWERNTAGLARAQWATADMAYRTEALKAVDGFDERFPRAFREDADLALRMLEDGWRIRRGSRLTTHPVRPADRWVSLRTQRGNADDALMLRLHGPTWWRRAAAPRGRIRRHAAVTAAGVSALVLAVAGRRRAAAVAGAGWLLGTAEFAWARIAPGPRTREEVTTMVATSALIPPLAVYHRLAGTLRHRGAAPWNGAGATAVGPGADGEGGGAASGSGADADAGDGVGAGAANGSGAEGPAGRDGRA
- a CDS encoding D-glycero-alpha-D-manno-heptose-1,7-bisphosphate 7-phosphatase → MTAGTTVVRAVLLDRDGTLVEDVPYNGDPDLVRPMPGAAEAMELLRSRGVPTAVVTNQSGIARGLIGWSDMGRVHARIDELLGPVNVWAVCPHGPDDGCGCRKPAPGLVLDAARRLGVAPAECVVIGDIGSDMGAARAAGARGVLVPTPVTLPEEVEEAPTVAPDLLTAVCVALDGPRPADGPPPPPDAGWVPGRARGRNRGRTLVSAPAADLPPIRTTARRPS